A region from the Sutcliffiella horikoshii genome encodes:
- a CDS encoding P-loop NTPase family protein: MQRIMVIGVSAGAGKSTFAARLGKALDIDVFHLDAFFWKPGWVEASMEEFTQSQQEMIKNHSSWIVEGNYTATFDIRAEKADTIIYLELPLRVCLYRVIKRWLTNLGNRRPDLGGECTERMEWAFLKFIITTYRARKKAMKNRLDFYQEDKLVVRLKGKRAIEYFIQEIERAKSSSAS, translated from the coding sequence ATGCAGCGTATTATGGTCATTGGGGTATCGGCAGGAGCAGGGAAATCCACGTTCGCCGCAAGGCTTGGGAAAGCATTAGACATTGATGTGTTTCACTTGGATGCTTTCTTTTGGAAACCGGGCTGGGTGGAGGCGAGCATGGAGGAGTTTACACAATCGCAACAGGAAATGATAAAAAATCACAGCTCTTGGATCGTGGAAGGGAACTATACGGCTACTTTTGATATAAGAGCTGAAAAGGCGGATACCATCATCTATTTGGAGCTTCCGTTACGGGTTTGTTTGTATCGTGTGATAAAGAGGTGGCTGACTAACCTTGGGAATAGGCGCCCTGATCTTGGCGGGGAGTGTACGGAGAGGATGGAGTGGGCTTTCCTGAAGTTTATTATCACCACTTACCGAGCAAGGAAGAAAGCGATGAAGAATAGGCTTGATTTTTACCAGGAGGACAAGTTGGTAGTGAGGTTGAAGGGGAAAAGAGCAATTGAATATTTTATACAAGAGATAGAAAGAGCAAAGAGTAGCTCGGCTTCCTAA
- a CDS encoding ABC transporter permease, which yields MKNFITLFIKEMQESMRNGKWIWLPIVIMIIGISQPLTSYYMPQIIESAGNLPEGAVIEIPTPSGEEVLAGTLGQYGTLATLLFVLASMSAISIERQNGTLTLVMARPVQPFQYILSKWTAQLVIALTSLLLSYVLTWYYTNLLFNKVDWHIMLASFGVYSLWIVLIISVTIFAGTLIRTSGGIAGVSVSFLALLTVSSGLFTKFMEWSPAKLREHATAILMQGELLENGLLVISATLCLSLLLVLLATFNFKRFEQF from the coding sequence ATGAAAAACTTTATAACCCTTTTTATAAAAGAAATGCAAGAGAGCATGCGCAACGGAAAATGGATTTGGTTACCTATCGTCATCATGATCATCGGCATATCCCAACCATTAACGAGTTACTATATGCCACAAATCATCGAGTCCGCCGGTAACCTGCCAGAAGGAGCCGTCATCGAAATCCCGACTCCCTCCGGAGAAGAAGTACTTGCCGGCACTCTAGGCCAATACGGCACACTTGCCACGCTACTATTTGTGCTAGCTTCCATGAGTGCCATTTCCATCGAACGCCAGAACGGCACACTTACACTCGTCATGGCCCGTCCTGTCCAGCCATTTCAGTACATCCTAAGCAAATGGACAGCACAACTCGTCATCGCTCTAACATCCCTGCTACTAAGCTATGTGCTGACCTGGTACTATACCAATCTACTATTCAACAAAGTAGATTGGCACATCATGCTGGCAAGCTTTGGCGTCTACAGCTTATGGATCGTGTTGATTATCTCCGTTACGATCTTTGCAGGAACTTTAATCCGCACCTCAGGAGGAATCGCCGGAGTCAGTGTATCGTTCCTCGCACTCTTGACTGTATCCAGCGGACTCTTCACAAAATTCATGGAATGGAGCCCAGCAAAGCTAAGAGAACACGCAACTGCCATCCTCATGCAAGGAGAGCTTCTAGAAAACGGCCTGCTCGTCATTTCAGCCACACTTTGTCTATCTCTCCTGCTTGTACTGTTGGCAACCTTTAACTTTAAAAGATTTGAACAGTTTTAA
- a CDS encoding ABC transporter ATP-binding protein, whose amino-acid sequence MLLEINNLTKTFKQHQAVKGISFQIEKGSCVALLGPNGAGKTTTLQMLAGLLTPTSGSISFSENNGKDYRHQIGFLPQHPSFFSWMTPKEYLQFAGKLSHLPKAQIKTKIEETLEFVSLTDVKNKRIGGFSGGMKQRLGLAQALLHDPELLILDEPVSALDPDGRRDVLKILTELKSHMTILFSTHVLHDAEQVCDTVIMLKDGQIKWDGSLESLRSEHTTSAVKVKTEESLTGQLDGIPSIESIDYHDTHTATIYVNEATFHSKAVLTKLLDKELTLSHYEKVQDSLEDAYMKVMNR is encoded by the coding sequence ATGTTACTTGAAATCAATAACTTAACCAAAACATTTAAGCAGCACCAAGCCGTCAAAGGCATTTCTTTTCAAATAGAAAAAGGAAGTTGTGTCGCCCTTCTCGGTCCAAACGGCGCCGGGAAAACGACGACCCTGCAGATGCTTGCGGGACTTCTGACACCAACTTCCGGATCCATAAGCTTTTCAGAAAACAACGGGAAGGACTATCGACACCAAATCGGCTTTCTGCCACAGCATCCTTCCTTTTTTTCCTGGATGACACCAAAAGAATATCTACAATTCGCAGGCAAACTCTCCCACCTTCCAAAGGCTCAGATTAAGACAAAAATCGAAGAGACACTGGAGTTTGTCAGCTTAACAGACGTCAAAAACAAACGCATAGGCGGCTTCTCGGGTGGAATGAAACAACGACTGGGACTTGCGCAAGCCTTATTGCACGACCCGGAGCTCTTGATTCTCGACGAACCCGTCTCCGCACTTGACCCGGATGGCAGACGCGATGTCTTAAAAATTCTCACTGAATTAAAAAGCCACATGACCATCCTGTTTTCCACCCATGTCCTACATGATGCAGAACAGGTTTGCGATACCGTCATCATGCTAAAAGACGGCCAAATCAAATGGGACGGCAGCCTGGAATCATTAAGATCCGAGCATACAACCTCTGCTGTAAAAGTAAAGACAGAAGAATCTCTCACCGGCCAATTAGACGGCATTCCAAGCATAGAGTCCATCGACTATCACGACACTCACACTGCCACCATCTATGTAAACGAAGCAACCTTCCACAGCAAAGCTGTTTTGACAAAATTACTAGATAAAGAGCTCACCCTGTCACACTATGAAAAGGTGCAAGATTCCCTGGAAGACGCATATATGAAGGTGATGAACCGATGA
- a CDS encoding PLD nuclease N-terminal domain-containing protein — protein sequence MENINWSLAAPLIVLQLILIITALISLSRQEQTNGPKWAWALIILFITTIGPILYFVIGRKND from the coding sequence ATGGAAAACATCAACTGGTCACTTGCGGCACCACTAATCGTTTTACAACTTATTTTAATCATCACGGCCCTCATCAGCCTTAGCCGTCAAGAACAAACGAACGGACCAAAATGGGCTTGGGCCCTCATCATTCTATTCATCACCACCATCGGCCCGATTCTGTACTTCGTGATCGGCCGAAAAAATGACTAG
- a CDS encoding transcriptional regulator, translating into MTPEKMDQLYTILPWLIPVLLTQSIILFIDAKKKGSYAWFWGIWGLIQFPLPTLFYLIFVFYPHHKRQKRRGL; encoded by the coding sequence ATGACGCCGGAAAAAATGGATCAACTGTACACCATTCTGCCATGGCTCATTCCTGTTCTGTTGACCCAAAGTATCATCCTGTTCATTGACGCTAAGAAAAAAGGCAGTTACGCATGGTTCTGGGGAATCTGGGGGTTAATTCAATTCCCACTGCCTACCCTGTTCTACCTGATATTCGTGTTTTACCCACATCATAAGAGACAAAAAAGGAGAGGTTTGTAA
- a CDS encoding YxlC family protein, translating into MTRNKQDKKEQELLTKLHKDWQQLDELGSPPIPTAQQMQEQLQLAKSAKRKAFQKELSIFVITALVLLTAFTTAMFQAPMLFIVIQVSAFVIAPIIFYILQKNKAKQEGSILS; encoded by the coding sequence ATGACGAGGAATAAACAGGATAAAAAAGAACAGGAACTTCTAACAAAACTTCACAAAGACTGGCAGCAACTAGACGAATTAGGGTCACCTCCTATCCCTACCGCTCAACAAATGCAGGAACAGCTTCAATTGGCAAAATCGGCAAAACGTAAAGCATTCCAAAAGGAACTCAGTATTTTCGTCATCACGGCGCTCGTCCTTTTAACCGCCTTTACAACAGCTATGTTCCAAGCACCTATGCTGTTTATCGTCATTCAAGTGTCCGCATTCGTCATAGCACCAATCATTTTTTACATCTTGCAAAAAAACAAAGCTAAACAGGAAGGAAGCATCCTGTCATGA
- the sigY gene encoding RNA polymerase sigma factor SigY has product MEQEEDIYLIQEAITGDDDAFTQLFQKHYTFLYKYLLKLTLNEETSSDLAQETMMKCYTNLASFKGEGKFSTWMISIASRLYIDTIRKKEREKKKANKLFHVLSRQLTFRSKSNGMEWSDTFSDFNQLPPDTRTPILLRHYYGYTYEEIGTMLGIRTGTVKSRVHNGIKTLRKEWDHDEE; this is encoded by the coding sequence TTGGAGCAGGAAGAAGACATTTATCTTATACAAGAGGCAATTACAGGCGACGACGATGCCTTCACGCAGCTATTTCAGAAGCACTATACTTTTCTTTATAAATACTTACTCAAACTTACATTAAACGAAGAAACGAGCAGCGACCTCGCACAGGAAACGATGATGAAGTGCTACACCAACCTCGCCTCGTTCAAAGGAGAAGGAAAATTCTCCACCTGGATGATCTCGATTGCCTCTAGACTCTACATCGATACCATCCGAAAAAAAGAGCGTGAGAAGAAAAAAGCCAACAAGCTATTTCATGTTTTGTCGAGACAGCTCACCTTCCGCTCAAAATCAAACGGCATGGAGTGGAGCGACACCTTCTCAGACTTCAACCAGCTGCCACCAGACACGAGAACACCTATTTTACTGAGGCATTATTACGGTTACACCTATGAGGAAATCGGCACCATGCTCGGCATCAGAACAGGAACTGTCAAATCAAGAGTGCACAACGGTATTAAAACGCTAAGAAAGGAGTGGGACCATGACGAGGAATAA
- a CDS encoding Hsp20/alpha crystallin family protein, translating into MMPFNQFRNMGDWRKQWDQFFGDEFWNGFEPYFENMQTQTNLYKKENELLCVMCLPGLVNPEQVQLFVRPQQLEVKGQINLNIQGYELLEEGIAQGEFQRTFELPFPVRDDKVDATYENGLLLIQLHRHIISDTKRQIYVRGGGNKENG; encoded by the coding sequence ATGATGCCCTTCAATCAATTCAGAAACATGGGAGATTGGCGCAAACAGTGGGATCAGTTCTTCGGAGATGAGTTTTGGAACGGATTTGAGCCATACTTTGAAAACATGCAGACCCAGACCAATCTCTATAAAAAAGAGAACGAACTGCTCTGTGTTATGTGCCTGCCAGGCCTTGTGAATCCAGAACAAGTACAACTGTTTGTCCGCCCGCAACAGCTTGAAGTGAAAGGCCAAATCAATCTCAACATCCAAGGCTACGAACTCCTCGAAGAAGGAATCGCGCAAGGCGAATTCCAACGCACCTTCGAACTCCCATTCCCAGTCCGCGACGACAAAGTAGACGCCACCTACGAAAACGGCCTCCTCCTCATCCAACTCCACCGCCACATCATAAGCGACACCAAACGCCAAATCTACGTCAGGGGCGGCGGGAATAAGGAGAATGGGTAA
- a CDS encoding MFS transporter gives MDKLETKHVYYTMHIIISLASSIMFTPYAIYYIEELGLNPLQLILIGTAIELTVIVFESITGVVADTYSRRLSIIIATFILGAAFIFEGSIPYLSHSTLAVGVLSAFVLLLFAEFIRGIGETFLSGADQAWLTDEVGEEAVAKIFVRTNQLRLIASLVGIIISVALASLALNLPYLVGGVLYILLGIFLCLYMKEKNFERVEAANEKPWKAMSSTFLSGVTFIKNKPVLVMLLVVTVFIGATSEGFDRLWEAHLLEAFTFPSIGSLDAVVWFGVIQFVGTLISIGAMEWYQRKFDVNQPKVIRYSLFYFTMGQVIFLVLFAVTPSFYLAIGCFWVLGIIGSITAPMYQAWLNQQLESKSRATVLSIMGQGNAVGQGLGGPFVGIIATRYYIRTALVLGAMLLLPAVVLYGKVMKR, from the coding sequence ATGGATAAACTGGAAACAAAGCATGTGTATTACACAATGCATATTATTATTTCGCTTGCGAGCTCTATCATGTTTACGCCGTATGCGATCTATTATATTGAAGAATTAGGATTGAATCCTTTACAGCTAATCTTGATTGGAACAGCCATTGAATTGACTGTTATTGTTTTTGAAAGTATCACGGGGGTTGTTGCGGATACGTATAGCAGGAGGCTGTCTATTATCATTGCAACATTCATTTTAGGTGCTGCCTTTATTTTTGAAGGAAGTATCCCTTATCTCAGCCATAGTACATTGGCAGTCGGAGTCCTGTCCGCTTTCGTCTTATTGCTATTTGCAGAGTTTATACGGGGAATCGGTGAAACATTTTTGAGTGGTGCAGATCAGGCCTGGCTCACTGACGAAGTGGGGGAAGAGGCGGTTGCGAAAATATTTGTCCGCACGAACCAGCTCCGGTTAATTGCGAGCCTTGTTGGAATCATCATCAGTGTGGCACTTGCAAGCCTTGCACTGAATCTTCCTTATCTGGTAGGAGGGGTGCTTTACATTTTGCTTGGAATTTTCTTATGTCTTTATATGAAGGAAAAGAATTTCGAGAGAGTGGAAGCTGCAAATGAAAAGCCATGGAAGGCGATGTCATCGACTTTTCTTTCAGGAGTTACCTTTATTAAAAACAAGCCGGTACTTGTCATGCTGTTAGTGGTGACGGTATTTATCGGTGCAACTTCGGAGGGCTTTGACAGGCTTTGGGAAGCGCATTTGTTGGAGGCATTCACATTTCCAAGCATTGGGTCGCTTGATGCAGTTGTTTGGTTTGGTGTGATTCAGTTTGTAGGGACATTGATCAGCATCGGCGCGATGGAATGGTACCAACGAAAATTTGATGTGAATCAGCCAAAGGTGATTAGATACAGCTTGTTTTATTTTACGATGGGGCAGGTTATCTTCCTGGTTCTTTTCGCGGTAACACCATCCTTCTACTTGGCCATTGGCTGCTTCTGGGTGCTAGGCATTATCGGCTCTATCACCGCGCCAATGTATCAAGCATGGCTGAATCAGCAGCTAGAAAGTAAATCCCGTGCCACGGTCCTCTCCATCATGGGCCAGGGAAACGCAGTCGGCCAAGGACTGGGAGGACCGTTTGTAGGCATCATCGCCACCAGATACTACATTCGCACCGCGCTAGTCCTGGGTGCCATGCTACTGCTGCCGGCAGTTGTTTTATATGGTAAAGTGATGAAGAGATAA
- a CDS encoding glycine betaine uptake BCCT transporter gives MKKTTPVFIVSIIVAVLFIVWGVIPASMLGDAALKPVTEAVQGFIVDKFGWFYLLTATGFLLFSIILIFTKFGRIKLGKDTDEPEYNYITWFAMLFSAGMGIGLVFWGASEPMYHFFAPPTGEGETAEAARVAMRYSFFHWGLHPWAIYSVIALALAYFQFRKGSPGVISSILRPILGDRVDGHLGTFINFIAVFATIFGVATSLGLGAIQISGGLSSVTPAITNNITTQLLVILVVTVLFMLSAQTGLNKGIKYLSNLNVVLAISLMVFLLFAGPTNFIMDLFTTTIGSYVQNLPSMSFRLFPFDADNSWVQDWTIFYWAWWIAWAPFVGTFIARISKGRTIREFLLGVLLVPTIFGGLWFSVFGGSAIFLEYFEGVPVYSVINESGMEVALFSVLQNYPLGMIMSGLAIFLICTFFITSADSATFVLGMQTTNGSLHPPNSIKFVWGLIQSAAAAILLWTGGLEALQTASIIAAFPFAIIMILMVFSLMKSFKSEKFTNVTKPVNVEKKD, from the coding sequence ATGAAAAAAACAACCCCTGTATTTATTGTTTCTATTATAGTTGCTGTCTTATTCATCGTCTGGGGCGTGATTCCTGCTAGCATGTTGGGAGACGCCGCTCTAAAGCCTGTAACAGAAGCAGTTCAAGGCTTTATTGTTGATAAGTTCGGCTGGTTTTACCTTTTAACTGCAACAGGATTTTTGTTATTTAGCATTATTCTTATATTCACTAAATTCGGCCGTATCAAACTTGGAAAAGACACGGACGAACCGGAATACAATTACATCACCTGGTTTGCGATGTTATTTAGTGCCGGGATGGGTATCGGATTAGTATTTTGGGGTGCTTCAGAGCCGATGTATCATTTTTTCGCCCCGCCTACCGGAGAAGGGGAAACGGCTGAAGCGGCCAGGGTAGCAATGCGCTATTCATTTTTCCATTGGGGACTGCACCCTTGGGCCATCTATTCTGTCATCGCGCTTGCATTAGCGTATTTCCAGTTTAGAAAAGGTTCACCAGGGGTCATCAGCTCCATCTTACGACCAATTTTAGGAGACCGAGTTGATGGACATCTAGGGACTTTCATCAACTTTATCGCGGTTTTCGCGACAATTTTTGGAGTTGCCACTTCCCTTGGGTTAGGGGCAATCCAAATCAGCGGTGGACTTTCGAGCGTTACACCGGCTATTACAAACAACATTACCACTCAATTATTAGTTATCTTGGTTGTGACGGTGTTGTTTATGCTTTCTGCACAGACTGGGTTGAATAAAGGGATTAAATATTTGAGCAACCTGAATGTCGTGCTCGCGATCTCTTTAATGGTGTTCTTGCTGTTTGCAGGACCAACCAATTTCATAATGGATCTGTTTACCACAACGATTGGTAGCTATGTTCAAAACCTTCCATCCATGAGTTTCCGTCTGTTCCCGTTTGATGCGGATAATTCTTGGGTTCAAGATTGGACGATTTTCTACTGGGCTTGGTGGATTGCCTGGGCACCATTTGTAGGTACTTTCATTGCCCGCATTTCTAAGGGTCGGACAATCCGCGAATTCTTGCTTGGAGTATTATTGGTTCCAACAATTTTCGGAGGTTTATGGTTCTCTGTATTCGGCGGATCTGCGATATTCCTCGAGTATTTTGAAGGAGTTCCGGTATATAGTGTTATTAACGAGTCTGGCATGGAAGTAGCACTGTTTTCAGTCTTACAAAACTACCCGCTTGGCATGATAATGTCAGGGCTTGCCATTTTCCTGATTTGCACCTTCTTCATCACTTCAGCAGATTCAGCAACCTTTGTACTTGGCATGCAAACAACCAACGGCAGCTTACACCCGCCAAACTCCATCAAATTTGTATGGGGGCTTATCCAATCGGCGGCAGCAGCGATCCTGCTTTGGACAGGCGGACTTGAAGCACTTCAAACTGCTTCCATCATCGCCGCCTTCCCATTCGCCATCATCATGATTCTCATGGTCTTCTCGCTCATGAAATCATTCAAAAGCGAAAAATTCACCAATGTAACCAAACCGGTGAATGTGGAGAAAAAAGACTAA
- a CDS encoding DUF2179 domain-containing protein: MVAIIIIINIVYVSFFTIRMILTLKGQRYLAAGISMVEVVIYVVGLGLVLDNLNEIQNLAAYALGYGIGVIVGMKIEEKLALGYTTVNVITKEYDKDLPKLLREKGYGVTNWQANGLEGDRMAMQILTPRKYEVSLYHAIKEHDPKAFIIAYEPKTIHGGFWVKAVKERKIKEWVRRRENENSK; this comes from the coding sequence ATGGTAGCAATCATCATCATTATCAATATTGTTTACGTATCATTTTTTACAATAAGAATGATTTTGACCTTAAAGGGTCAGCGTTATTTGGCTGCGGGGATCAGTATGGTCGAAGTTGTCATCTATGTGGTTGGTCTTGGCCTTGTGTTAGACAACCTCAATGAAATCCAAAACTTAGCTGCTTATGCGCTGGGTTATGGTATTGGCGTCATCGTCGGAATGAAAATAGAAGAAAAGCTGGCACTAGGTTACACCACGGTAAATGTCATCACAAAGGAATATGATAAGGATTTGCCGAAACTTTTGCGTGAAAAAGGATACGGTGTGACCAACTGGCAGGCGAACGGCTTAGAAGGCGACCGAATGGCCATGCAAATTTTAACGCCTAGAAAATATGAAGTTAGCTTGTATCATGCCATTAAAGAGCATGACCCCAAGGCGTTCATCATCGCTTACGAACCAAAAACCATCCATGGCGGGTTCTGGGTCAAAGCTGTAAAGGAAAGGAAAATTAAAGAATGGGTAAGACGCCGCGAAAACGAAAATTCGAAGTAA
- a CDS encoding NETI motif-containing protein, which translates to MGKTPRKRKFEVMENETISDCLDRMAKEGYMPSRRMEEPIFQETVKNGHKEVHPIGRKIVFEGKLIEK; encoded by the coding sequence ATGGGTAAGACGCCGCGAAAACGAAAATTCGAAGTAATGGAAAACGAGACAATCAGTGATTGCCTTGACCGAATGGCAAAGGAAGGCTACATGCCCTCGCGCCGGATGGAAGAGCCGATTTTTCAGGAGACAGTAAAAAATGGACATAAAGAAGTACATCCAATTGGCAGAAAAATAGTATTTGAAGGCAAATTAATCGAAAAATAA
- the purE gene encoding 5-(carboxyamino)imidazole ribonucleotide mutase — protein MNALVGVIMGSTSDWETMKHACDMLDELHIPYEKKVVSAHRTPDLMFTYAEQARERGLKVIIAGAGGAAHLPGMVAAKTTLPVIGVPVQSKALNGLDSLLSIVQMPGGVPVATVAIGKAGATNAGLLAAQMIGAYDSNTAERLQARREKTEQQVIESSDQLV, from the coding sequence ATGAACGCTTTAGTTGGAGTGATCATGGGAAGTACTTCCGATTGGGAAACAATGAAACACGCATGTGACATGCTTGACGAACTACATATACCATACGAAAAGAAGGTCGTATCCGCACACCGCACACCAGACCTCATGTTCACCTACGCAGAACAAGCAAGAGAACGAGGCCTAAAAGTCATCATCGCCGGAGCAGGAGGAGCAGCCCACCTGCCTGGAATGGTAGCAGCCAAAACCACGCTTCCAGTAATCGGCGTACCGGTTCAATCTAAAGCGCTGAACGGACTTGACTCACTGCTATCCATCGTCCAAATGCCAGGCGGAGTACCAGTCGCAACGGTCGCCATCGGAAAAGCGGGAGCGACAAACGCAGGACTCCTTGCAGCGCAAATGATTGGCGCTTATGACAGCAACACAGCAGAACGCCTGCAAGCACGACGAGAAAAGACAGAACAACAAGTGATAGAAAGTAGTGATCAGCTTGTTTAA
- the purK gene encoding 5-(carboxyamino)imidazole ribonucleotide synthase has protein sequence MISLFKHIVPPATIGIIGGGQLGRMMALSAKAMGFKIAVLDPTPDSPCGQVADIEITAAFNDMEAIKKLASLSDVVTYEFENIDYEALTWLEENAYLPQGSEVLKVTQHRATEKMAIEAAGLQVAPFMEVTTQEELNEAIQKIGYPSVLKTSRFGYDGKGQVVLKHDTALEQAVKLLQHGECVLEKWIPFVKEISVVVARSTNGEIKAFPVGENEHRENILYKTIAPARVDQILEMNAIQSAMTLARHFNLIGTLAVEMFVLEDGTFYINELAPRPHNSGHYTMDACETSQFEQHIRAVTGMPLGKTTLWKPAVMVNLLGEHVDAAIEHIPHYENAKLHLYGKAEKKEKRKMGHINILADTIEQALEQEASWQIWNTVERRILT, from the coding sequence GTGATCAGCTTGTTTAAACATATCGTACCACCAGCAACCATCGGGATCATTGGCGGCGGACAACTAGGTCGGATGATGGCCCTATCAGCAAAGGCAATGGGATTTAAAATCGCTGTGCTTGACCCAACACCGGATTCACCATGCGGACAGGTCGCAGACATCGAAATTACCGCGGCATTTAACGACATGGAAGCCATCAAAAAGCTTGCTTCATTATCAGATGTCGTCACCTATGAATTTGAAAACATCGATTACGAAGCACTGACTTGGCTGGAAGAGAACGCCTACTTGCCACAGGGTAGTGAAGTGTTAAAAGTAACCCAGCATCGCGCTACCGAAAAAATGGCGATTGAAGCTGCAGGTCTTCAGGTTGCACCTTTTATGGAGGTAACGACGCAGGAAGAGCTTAACGAAGCCATTCAGAAAATCGGCTATCCAAGTGTCCTGAAAACAAGCCGCTTCGGCTATGACGGCAAAGGCCAGGTAGTTTTAAAACACGACACTGCACTTGAACAGGCTGTAAAACTTCTGCAACACGGCGAGTGCGTCCTTGAAAAATGGATACCTTTCGTAAAAGAAATATCCGTTGTGGTCGCACGAAGCACAAATGGTGAAATCAAGGCATTCCCAGTCGGAGAAAACGAACATCGGGAAAATATTTTATATAAAACAATCGCACCGGCAAGGGTCGATCAGATCCTAGAGATGAACGCGATTCAAAGTGCGATGACGTTGGCAAGGCACTTTAACCTTATCGGGACACTTGCAGTTGAAATGTTCGTCTTAGAAGACGGGACCTTCTATATAAATGAATTGGCGCCAAGGCCGCACAATTCCGGACACTATACGATGGATGCATGTGAGACATCACAGTTTGAGCAGCACATCAGAGCGGTGACAGGGATGCCCCTTGGAAAAACAACCTTATGGAAGCCTGCGGTAATGGTTAATCTATTAGGGGAGCATGTGGATGCGGCGATTGAGCACATTCCTCATTATGAAAATGCAAAGCTTCATTTATACGGCAAGGCTGAGAAAAAAGAGAAACGAAAAATGGGACATATCAACATTTTAGCTGATACAATAGAACAGGCTTTGGAGCAAGAGGCTTCCTGGCAGATATGGAACACAGTTGAACGGAGGATTTTAACATGA